A genomic region of Alphaproteobacteria bacterium contains the following coding sequences:
- a CDS encoding corrinoid protein gives MAEIYEQIGEAVENGDAEAVASLVGEAMQGGRQALEILEKGLVPGIQVMGKFFQEGTVYLPDILVACRAMNSGVALLQPELGKINMPHKGTVVIGTIEGDMHDIGKNLVKLMLESNGFEVEDLGTDVLPQDFVTAVRECNADILAISSLLTTTMVGVSDVVAALDAAGLRDKVKIIIGGAPVTSQFADKAGADGFGEDFVAAVDVSEKWMQEVAR, from the coding sequence ATGGCGGAGATTTACGAACAAATCGGCGAAGCCGTTGAGAACGGCGATGCCGAGGCGGTGGCCAGCCTGGTGGGCGAGGCCATGCAGGGTGGCCGGCAGGCCCTGGAGATCCTGGAGAAAGGCCTGGTGCCGGGCATTCAGGTGATGGGCAAGTTCTTTCAGGAAGGCACCGTCTATTTGCCCGACATTCTGGTTGCCTGCCGCGCCATGAACAGTGGCGTGGCGCTGTTGCAGCCGGAACTGGGCAAGATCAACATGCCCCACAAGGGCACGGTGGTGATCGGCACCATCGAGGGCGACATGCACGACATCGGCAAGAACCTGGTGAAATTGATGCTGGAGAGCAACGGCTTCGAGGTCGAGGATCTGGGCACCGACGTGCTGCCCCAGGACTTCGTCACCGCCGTGCGCGAGTGCAACGCCGACATCCTGGCCATCTCGTCGCTGCTCACCACCACCATGGTGGGGGTCTCGGATGTCGTCGCGGCGCTGGACGCGGCCGGTCTTCGGGACAAGGTCAAGATCATCATCGGCGGCGCTCCGGTGACCTCGCAGTTCGCCGACAAGGCCGGGGCCGACGGCTTCGGCGAGGATTTCGTGGCGGCCGTCGACGTCTCGGAGAAGTGGATGCAGGAGGTGGCCCGATGA
- a CDS encoding YiiX/YebB-like N1pC/P60 family cysteine hydrolase, translated as MWNRLCRTIGRLLVHHLEKPARNYVPFAVSDPETLGRVLEPGDIVLVEGNERISVAIKYLTQSTWSHAAVYVGDAAECEGGQCLIEANLSEGVVAVPLAKYKGHNTRICRAVGLSDSDRRAVVEALVAGLGTAYDLRNVIDLARYLLPKPPVPVRWRRGLLALGSGDPSRAICSTLIAQAFQSVHYPILPRREHEVLHLRHHSLFVPRDFDLSPYFQVVKPTLETGFDYRSLTWGDSGAEED; from the coding sequence ATGTGGAACCGGTTATGCCGCACCATCGGCCGGCTGCTGGTTCACCACCTGGAAAAGCCGGCGCGCAACTACGTGCCCTTCGCCGTCAGCGATCCCGAGACGCTGGGCCGCGTGCTCGAGCCCGGCGACATCGTGCTGGTCGAGGGCAACGAGCGCATCTCGGTGGCCATCAAGTACCTGACCCAGTCGACCTGGAGCCACGCCGCCGTCTACGTCGGCGACGCTGCCGAGTGCGAAGGCGGCCAGTGCCTGATCGAGGCCAACCTCTCCGAGGGCGTGGTGGCCGTGCCGTTGGCCAAATACAAAGGGCACAACACGCGCATCTGCCGCGCCGTGGGCTTAAGCGATTCCGACCGCCGCGCCGTGGTGGAGGCGTTGGTGGCCGGGCTCGGCACCGCCTACGACCTGCGCAACGTCATCGATCTGGCGCGTTACCTACTACCCAAACCGCCGGTGCCGGTGCGCTGGCGGCGCGGCCTCTTGGCGCTAGGGAGCGGCGATCCCAGCCGCGCCATCTGCTCGACCCTGATCGCCCAAGCCTTCCAGTCGGTGCACTACCCCATCCTGCCGCGCCGCGAGCACGAGGTCCTGCACCTGCGTCACCACAGCCTGTTCGTGCCGCGAGATTTCGACCTCTCGCCCTACTTCCAGGTCGTCAAACCGACGCTGGAGACGGGCTTCGATTACCGCAGCCTGACCTGGGGGGATAGTGGGGCGGAGGAGGATTAG
- a CDS encoding thiamine pyrophosphate-dependent enzyme: MNEQAQSFEIRDYLRLELMPHFMCPGCGHGIALRALLWAVHELGIDKNDLAIVSGIGCSGRVGAYIDANTFHVTHGRPLAFATGLKLARPELRLVVITGDGDCLAIGGNHLIHAARRNLDITCLMLNNEVYGMTGGQVSPVTSPDRLTTTTPSGNIEPAFDACALAGAAGAGLVGREVTLQTPALKNLIKDGLEYPGFAFLEIISDCTEIYGRKNDLGESAEMILSQKADMRPEAYHNTADQPFRPNSMETGVLVRLERPEYGETYRRHAAGLAGETE, translated from the coding sequence ATGAACGAACAAGCGCAATCTTTCGAGATCCGCGACTACCTCAGGCTCGAGCTGATGCCGCACTTCATGTGCCCGGGCTGCGGCCACGGCATCGCGCTGAGGGCGCTGTTGTGGGCCGTGCACGAGCTGGGCATCGACAAAAATGATCTGGCCATCGTTTCCGGCATCGGCTGTTCCGGCCGGGTGGGCGCCTATATCGACGCCAACACCTTCCACGTCACCCACGGCCGGCCGCTGGCCTTCGCCACCGGCCTCAAGCTGGCCCGGCCCGAATTGCGCCTCGTCGTCATCACCGGCGACGGCGACTGCCTGGCCATCGGCGGCAACCACCTGATCCACGCCGCCAGGCGCAACCTCGACATCACCTGCCTGATGCTGAATAACGAGGTCTACGGCATGACCGGCGGCCAGGTCTCGCCGGTAACCTCGCCCGATCGTCTGACCACCACCACGCCCAGCGGCAACATCGAGCCGGCTTTCGACGCCTGCGCGCTCGCCGGGGCCGCCGGGGCCGGCTTGGTGGGCCGCGAGGTGACGCTGCAAACGCCGGCCCTGAAGAACCTGATCAAGGATGGTCTCGAGTATCCCGGTTTTGCTTTCCTCGAGATCATCTCCGACTGCACCGAGATTTACGGCCGCAAGAACGACCTCGGCGAATCGGCCGAGATGATTCTCAGCCAAAAAGCCGACATGCGGCCCGAGGCCTACCACAACACGGCCGACCAGCCCTTCCGGCCAAACAGCATGGAAACCGGCGTACTGGTGCGCCTCGAGCGCCCCGAATACGGCGAGACCTATCGCCGGCATGCGGCGGGGCTGGCGGGGGAAACGGAGTGA
- a CDS encoding DMT family transporter, producing the protein MPLPQNNLAVLYLLAATGLIAIVDTTCKFYTDELHAVMLVWGYFVGITVIVAGYFGGRREFALLQSGRPIMQLVRPGFLVLSITSLFVSLTYLPIAEATAIGFTGPLFIVALSVPFLGERVGWHRWLAVVVGLAGVLLIVHPGGAVWHWSAGVALFGAVCFAVFQLITRHFAGKERHETTLLYTSIGGTAWASLIVPFFWTAPTVSQWLMFLVIGAMGAGAHFCMIQAFSKAQASFLAPFNYSKMIWVMILGYLVFGEFPDLDTLIGAAVIAAAGLYVVYRESLQGSGDTISN; encoded by the coding sequence ATGCCGCTTCCCCAGAACAATCTTGCCGTCCTCTATTTGCTGGCGGCGACCGGGCTGATTGCCATCGTTGACACCACCTGCAAGTTTTATACGGATGAACTGCATGCGGTGATGCTCGTGTGGGGTTATTTCGTCGGCATCACGGTAATTGTCGCCGGTTACTTCGGCGGCCGTAGAGAGTTTGCTTTGTTGCAAAGCGGCCGGCCAATAATGCAGCTCGTGCGCCCTGGTTTCCTGGTCCTGTCGATCACCAGCTTGTTTGTCAGCCTGACCTATTTGCCGATTGCCGAAGCCACAGCTATCGGCTTCACCGGGCCGTTGTTCATTGTGGCGTTGTCCGTTCCGTTTCTGGGCGAACGCGTAGGCTGGCATCGTTGGCTCGCCGTTGTCGTCGGCTTGGCCGGTGTGCTGTTGATTGTCCACCCTGGCGGCGCAGTCTGGCACTGGTCAGCGGGCGTGGCGTTATTTGGCGCGGTTTGCTTTGCCGTCTTTCAACTCATCACACGTCACTTTGCGGGCAAGGAACGGCACGAGACCACACTGCTTTACACGAGCATCGGCGGAACTGCCTGGGCCAGCCTGATTGTGCCGTTTTTCTGGACCGCGCCAACAGTTAGCCAATGGCTGATGTTCTTGGTAATCGGCGCGATGGGGGCTGGCGCCCATTTTTGTATGATTCAGGCGTTTTCGAAGGCGCAGGCATCTTTTCTGGCACCCTTCAATTACAGCAAAATGATCTGGGTAATGATCTTGGGTTACTTGGTGTTTGGTGAATTCCCTGATCTGGATACCTTGATCGGCGCCGCCGTCATCGCGGCGGCTGGTCTTTACGTGGTCTATCGCGAAAGTCTCCAGGGTTCCGGGGACACCATATCCAATTGA
- a CDS encoding 2-oxoacid:acceptor oxidoreductase subunit alpha — translation MSNGLQHLHGNHACALGAVAAGCRFFAGYPITPSSEIAERMSRELPRVGGTFIQMEDEMASMAAVLGASMGGLKAMTATSGPGFSLKQEHIGFAAATEVPCVVVNVMRGGPSTGMPTKPAQSDIMQARWGSHGDHPLIVLTPASVKEIYNETIRAFNLSEAYRVPVIVTFDQIVAHLLETFETPPEADIVRIERKWAEADAPDYQPYAETSDGVPAMARPGDGNRVHTTGLTHAESGFPTQEPEVVTRVMERLLGKLERHRADIESYQALDCDDAEILIVAYGITARAARRARRELRQEGLKVGLFRPITIWPFPEEALRQVAAQADHVLVPEMNAGQLVIEIERLLPGPQVLPLNRIDGEPIGPAEIAARVRELAR, via the coding sequence ATGAGTAACGGTTTGCAACACCTGCACGGCAACCACGCCTGTGCGCTGGGCGCCGTGGCGGCGGGCTGCCGCTTCTTCGCCGGCTACCCCATCACGCCGTCCTCGGAGATCGCCGAGCGCATGTCGCGCGAGCTGCCCCGGGTGGGCGGCACCTTCATCCAGATGGAAGACGAGATGGCCTCGATGGCGGCCGTGCTGGGCGCCTCGATGGGCGGCCTCAAGGCCATGACCGCAACCTCGGGCCCGGGCTTCTCGCTCAAGCAGGAGCACATCGGCTTTGCCGCCGCCACCGAGGTGCCCTGCGTCGTGGTCAACGTCATGCGCGGCGGCCCCTCCACCGGCATGCCCACCAAGCCGGCCCAGTCCGACATCATGCAGGCCCGCTGGGGCAGCCACGGCGACCACCCGCTGATCGTGCTGACACCGGCCTCGGTCAAGGAGATCTACAACGAGACCATCCGCGCCTTCAATCTCTCCGAGGCCTATCGGGTGCCGGTGATCGTCACCTTCGACCAGATCGTGGCGCATCTCTTGGAGACCTTCGAGACGCCGCCCGAGGCCGATATCGTGCGTATCGAGCGCAAATGGGCCGAGGCCGATGCACCCGACTACCAGCCCTACGCCGAAACCTCCGACGGGGTGCCGGCGATGGCCCGGCCGGGCGACGGCAATCGCGTCCACACCACCGGCCTGACCCACGCCGAAAGCGGCTTTCCCACCCAGGAACCGGAGGTGGTGACGCGGGTCATGGAGCGCCTGCTGGGCAAGCTCGAGCGCCACCGGGCCGACATCGAGAGCTACCAGGCGCTCGACTGCGACGACGCCGAGATATTGATCGTGGCCTACGGCATCACCGCCCGGGCGGCCCGCCGGGCACGGCGCGAGTTGCGCCAGGAAGGCTTGAAAGTCGGCCTTTTCCGCCCCATCACGATTTGGCCCTTCCCCGAGGAAGCGCTGCGCCAGGTGGCGGCACAGGCCGACCACGTGCTGGTGCCGGAGATGAACGCCGGGCAACTGGTCATCGAGATCGAGCGCCTGCTGCCCGGGCCCCAGGTGCTGCCCCTCAACCGCATCGACGGCGAACCCATCGGACCGGCCGAGATCGCCGCCCGGGTACGCGAGTTGGCCAGATGA
- a CDS encoding uroporphyrinogen decarboxylase family protein — translation MNDAAPAMPNRERFKAICRGERDGDVSLIDWFHRSWLETIDNWIDEGAPPEIRNQDAYNEYFGLDHLHGLQEIISEHNRADLKELDTQSLLSVHVTPPIMPVFPIEIISEDERHRVETTYGGVTVEVNKQHPWRMPKYVDRPVKDWATWKEYKKRLDPETPERYPADWQAYVERMNATDAPTMLLLEGYFGPLREWTGLEELIYLFYDAPDLVEDMMDQVLHLSLVMAKRVLKDLRIDCVRFWEDMAYRSGPLISPEMFKKFMTPRYQVITDYLRGEGIEILHVDSDGDATELIPLWLEVGVNFPWPLEVAAGMDAIALRKEYGRDLVLSGNIDKRVFLEGKEAIRHEVMSKVPHLLETGAYFPCLDHAVPPDVKLDDFRYYVNLLRDIGGQDPLPE, via the coding sequence ATGAACGATGCAGCCCCAGCCATGCCCAACCGCGAGCGCTTCAAGGCCATCTGCCGGGGCGAGCGTGATGGCGACGTCTCGCTGATCGACTGGTTCCACCGCTCCTGGCTCGAGACCATCGACAACTGGATCGACGAAGGCGCGCCACCCGAGATCAGAAACCAGGACGCCTACAACGAATATTTCGGGCTCGACCACCTGCACGGCCTGCAGGAGATCATCTCCGAGCACAACCGGGCCGACTTGAAGGAGCTCGACACCCAAAGCCTGCTCTCGGTCCACGTCACGCCGCCCATCATGCCGGTCTTCCCAATCGAGATCATCAGCGAGGACGAGCGCCACCGCGTCGAGACCACCTATGGCGGCGTCACCGTCGAGGTCAACAAGCAGCACCCCTGGCGCATGCCCAAGTACGTCGACCGCCCGGTCAAGGACTGGGCCACCTGGAAGGAATACAAAAAGCGCCTCGATCCGGAGACGCCGGAACGCTACCCGGCCGACTGGCAGGCTTACGTCGAGCGCATGAACGCCACCGACGCGCCCACCATGCTGCTGCTGGAGGGCTATTTCGGGCCCTTGCGCGAATGGACCGGCCTGGAGGAGCTGATCTACCTCTTTTACGACGCGCCCGATCTGGTCGAGGACATGATGGACCAGGTGCTGCATCTCAGCCTGGTCATGGCCAAGCGCGTGCTCAAGGATCTGCGCATCGATTGCGTGCGTTTCTGGGAGGACATGGCGTATCGTTCCGGCCCGCTGATCTCGCCCGAGATGTTCAAGAAGTTCATGACACCGCGCTACCAGGTCATCACCGACTACCTGCGCGGCGAGGGCATCGAGATCCTGCATGTCGACAGCGACGGCGACGCTACGGAACTGATCCCGCTGTGGCTCGAGGTGGGCGTCAATTTCCCCTGGCCGCTGGAAGTGGCGGCCGGCATGGACGCCATCGCACTGCGCAAGGAATACGGCCGCGACTTGGTCCTCAGCGGCAACATCGACAAGCGCGTCTTCCTCGAGGGCAAGGAGGCCATCCGCCACGAGGTCATGTCCAAGGTGCCGCACCTGCTGGAAACCGGCGCCTACTTCCCCTGCCTCGACCACGCCGTGCCGCCCGACGTCAAGCTCGACGATTTTCGCTACTACGTCAATTTGCTGCGCGACATCGGCGGCCAGGACCCGCTGCCGGAGTAG
- a CDS encoding 2-oxoacid:acceptor oxidoreductase family protein produces the protein MSQPELLSQDQAAALDPATAVTRNVLVVGVGGQGVIMISKVLALVCQMQGYSVKQSEVHGMAKRGGSVFSHVRYGGQVWSPTIPLGEADVLLALEWAEGLRWLPYLRPENGVFISDTQQVVPPFACRNRGIGAELGYAKETPGEIVARVGEGYALAAGRMADEIGNSRAANTILLGTLSTTFDFPLEDWRKVIAMFVPKGTEDVNLEAFEQGRTWIEEARAKPEPAADPAPPAAPLPSQPMEVELEITEAWCKGCDICVKLCPERCLVLDARQVARLTDPEACTGCRICEWLCPDFAIAVKHREPVAA, from the coding sequence ATGAGCCAGCCTGAACTCCTCAGCCAAGATCAAGCCGCCGCCCTCGATCCGGCCACGGCGGTGACGCGCAACGTGCTGGTGGTCGGCGTCGGCGGCCAGGGCGTTATTATGATTTCCAAGGTGCTGGCCCTGGTCTGCCAGATGCAGGGCTACTCGGTAAAGCAGAGCGAAGTCCACGGCATGGCCAAGCGCGGCGGCTCCGTTTTCAGCCACGTGCGCTATGGCGGCCAGGTCTGGTCGCCGACCATTCCGTTGGGCGAGGCCGACGTGCTGTTGGCCCTGGAGTGGGCCGAGGGCCTGCGCTGGCTGCCTTATCTCCGCCCCGAGAACGGCGTCTTCATCTCCGACACGCAACAGGTGGTGCCGCCCTTTGCCTGCCGCAACCGAGGCATCGGCGCCGAGCTTGGTTATGCCAAGGAGACGCCGGGCGAGATCGTCGCGCGCGTCGGCGAAGGTTATGCCCTGGCGGCCGGCCGCATGGCCGACGAGATCGGCAACAGCCGCGCCGCCAACACCATCCTGCTCGGCACCCTGTCGACGACCTTCGACTTCCCGCTCGAGGACTGGCGCAAGGTGATCGCCATGTTCGTGCCCAAGGGCACCGAAGACGTCAACCTCGAGGCCTTCGAGCAGGGCCGCACCTGGATCGAGGAGGCGCGGGCAAAGCCCGAGCCGGCGGCCGATCCGGCGCCGCCGGCAGCGCCCCTCCCGAGCCAGCCGATGGAAGTGGAACTCGAGATCACCGAGGCCTGGTGCAAGGGCTGCGACATCTGCGTCAAACTTTGCCCCGAACGCTGCCTGGTGCTGGATGCCCGGCAGGTGGCCCGGCTCACCGACCCCGAGGCCTGTACCGGCTGCCGCATCTGCGAGTGGCTCTGCCCCGACTTCGCCATCGCCGTGAAGCATCGCGAGCCGGTCGCCGCCTGA
- a CDS encoding aromatic amino acid ammonia-lyase translates to MLQPNCIIPDGESLSVEATAFAARNPGLALEISDEIRGRVAASRKLLDEFVASGRIIYGVTTSVGGFVNWLVPAARASTVQNNILRAVQSNVGPDLDDDYVRAAMLARINSLGRGNSALSTANFDKYVAMYNAGILPCIPEKGSLGTSGDLGPLACIALVGTGQWRAKYEGEIMPGAEALQRAGIEPMELDYKEGLALINGTSCMAGMAACLTTDAKRLIKSYTLVSCLSLEVLKAKIMPFHPAAHRQKPHRGQVLVADAIYRTLADSDMIVQDHEVEQWLHKMARDEPRGLDEQIEDAYSIRATPQVLGPVVDTTLFVEATVETELNSSNDNPLIVVEEGDAVHNANFHGQYIANAMDQLAIVLVTMCNLSDRRNDRLLDPDHNGDLPPFLCREDPGLRLGLMGGQFMATSLTAEIRQMCHPMSIQSLTSTADFQDHVSFGLVAARRTRDILDNAYCILAFELISACQAADIRGTETLSSATRRLHQIVREEVPYLDFDTPTTDYIEAVAAQLRQGRILEALPEDIEGYEW, encoded by the coding sequence ATGCTTCAACCCAACTGCATCATCCCCGACGGCGAAAGCCTGAGCGTCGAGGCCACCGCCTTTGCTGCCCGCAACCCCGGGCTGGCCCTGGAGATCAGCGACGAAATCCGCGGCCGCGTTGCCGCCTCGCGAAAACTGCTCGACGAGTTCGTGGCCTCGGGACGCATCATCTACGGCGTCACCACCTCCGTCGGCGGCTTCGTCAATTGGCTGGTCCCGGCGGCCCGGGCCAGCACGGTGCAAAACAACATCCTGCGGGCCGTGCAATCCAACGTCGGGCCGGACCTCGACGACGACTACGTGCGCGCCGCCATGCTGGCGCGCATCAATTCGCTGGGGCGCGGTAACTCGGCGTTATCCACGGCCAACTTCGACAAATACGTCGCCATGTACAACGCCGGCATCCTGCCCTGCATTCCCGAGAAGGGCTCGCTGGGCACCAGCGGCGACCTCGGCCCGCTGGCCTGCATCGCACTGGTCGGCACGGGGCAGTGGCGGGCCAAGTACGAGGGCGAGATCATGCCCGGGGCCGAGGCCCTGCAGCGCGCCGGCATCGAGCCCATGGAACTCGACTACAAGGAAGGCCTGGCGCTGATCAACGGCACATCGTGCATGGCCGGCATGGCGGCCTGCCTGACCACCGACGCGAAGCGCCTGATCAAGTCCTACACGCTGGTGTCCTGCCTCAGCCTGGAGGTCCTAAAGGCCAAGATCATGCCTTTCCATCCCGCGGCCCATCGCCAGAAGCCGCACCGCGGCCAGGTGCTGGTGGCCGATGCCATCTATCGCACGCTGGCCGACAGCGACATGATCGTGCAAGACCATGAGGTCGAGCAATGGCTGCACAAGATGGCCCGGGACGAGCCCCGGGGGCTGGACGAGCAGATCGAGGACGCCTATTCGATCCGCGCCACGCCGCAGGTGCTGGGTCCGGTGGTCGACACAACGCTGTTTGTCGAGGCCACCGTCGAGACCGAGCTCAATTCCTCGAACGACAATCCCCTGATCGTCGTCGAGGAGGGCGACGCGGTGCACAACGCCAACTTCCACGGCCAGTACATCGCCAACGCCATGGACCAGCTGGCCATCGTCCTGGTCACCATGTGCAACCTCTCGGATCGGCGCAACGACCGGCTGCTGGATCCCGACCACAACGGCGACCTGCCGCCCTTCCTCTGCCGCGAGGATCCCGGATTACGCCTTGGCCTGATGGGCGGGCAGTTCATGGCCACCTCGCTGACCGCCGAGATCCGCCAGATGTGCCATCCCATGTCGATCCAGTCGCTGACCTCGACGGCGGATTTCCAGGACCACGTGTCGTTCGGGCTGGTGGCGGCACGGCGCACCCGCGACATCCTCGACAACGCCTACTGCATCCTCGCCTTTGAATTGATCTCGGCCTGCCAGGCGGCCGATATCCGCGGCACCGAGACCCTGAGTTCCGCCACCCGCCGGCTGCACCAGATCGTCCGCGAGGAGGTGCCGTATCTGGATTTCGATACGCCCACCACGGACTACATCGAGGCCGTGGCGGCCCAGCTTCGCCAAGGCCGCATCCTCGAGGCCCTGCCCGAGGATATCGAGGGCTACGAGTGGTGA
- a CDS encoding 2-oxoacid:acceptor oxidoreductase family protein has protein sequence MTEREIRLAGSGGQGLILGARMLFRAVGFEGKQAAQSQSYEPTSRGGFCHSDVVVSDSDVDYPLLSAIDVLLALDQVGLDHSAAQLKPGALVVLDERLAPQPPEGDYRLHASPLTDRAIELGNPRAANIVGLGVVAALDGICGREALERAIRDEIPARFLDSNLAALDAGYELGAA, from the coding sequence ATGACTGAGCGCGAGATCAGGCTGGCCGGCAGCGGCGGCCAGGGGCTGATTCTGGGTGCCCGCATGCTGTTCCGCGCCGTCGGCTTCGAGGGCAAGCAGGCGGCCCAGTCGCAGAGCTACGAGCCCACCAGCCGCGGCGGCTTTTGCCACTCCGACGTAGTGGTCAGCGACTCGGACGTCGACTATCCCCTGCTCAGCGCCATCGACGTGTTGCTGGCGCTGGACCAGGTCGGACTCGATCACTCGGCGGCCCAACTCAAACCCGGCGCCCTGGTGGTGCTGGACGAGCGCCTGGCGCCCCAGCCGCCCGAGGGCGACTACCGCCTGCACGCCTCGCCGCTCACCGACCGCGCCATCGAACTCGGCAACCCGCGCGCCGCCAACATCGTCGGGCTGGGCGTGGTGGCGGCGCTCGACGGCATCTGCGGCCGCGAGGCCCTGGAACGGGCGATTCGCGACGAGATCCCGGCGCGTTTTCTCGATTCCAACCTGGCCGCCCTGGACGCCGGCTACGAGCTCGGCGCCGCCTGA
- a CDS encoding Lrp/AsnC family transcriptional regulator: MINLDEFDRQILSALQQDGRLTSQQLAEATALSASQCGRRRQRLEELGVIKAYRANLSYRKVGIGIMAFVDVTLTSHSQEDISSFIRLIEVNRNILEATKLTGGVDFLLKVVARDLDQFNDLISNVLLPHPAVARVQSHIVLEWLKEGGELPIVESDDGG; the protein is encoded by the coding sequence ATGATCAATCTCGATGAATTCGATCGCCAGATCCTCAGCGCCCTGCAGCAGGACGGTCGCTTGACCAGCCAGCAATTGGCCGAAGCGACGGCGCTGTCGGCCTCGCAGTGCGGCCGCCGCCGCCAGCGCCTCGAGGAACTGGGCGTCATCAAGGCCTACCGGGCCAACCTCTCGTACCGCAAGGTCGGCATCGGCATCATGGCTTTCGTCGATGTCACGCTGACCAGCCATAGTCAGGAGGACATTTCATCGTTCATTCGGCTGATCGAGGTGAACAGGAACATTCTCGAGGCCACCAAACTGACCGGCGGCGTGGATTTCCTGCTCAAGGTCGTGGCCCGGGATTTGGACCAGTTCAATGACCTGATCAGCAACGTGCTGCTGCCCCACCCCGCGGTGGCCCGCGTGCAATCGCATATCGTACTGGAATGGCTCAAGGAAGGCGGCGAGCTGCCGATCGTGGAAAGCGATGACGGCGGCTAA